In Heptranchias perlo isolate sHepPer1 chromosome 38, sHepPer1.hap1, whole genome shotgun sequence, a single window of DNA contains:
- the adpgk gene encoding ADP-dependent glucokinase isoform X1, whose protein sequence is MWRTALVVSLVAVSLHLFHSYYELEVPAAVMQFMSEYLCRLSVLRAPEEVVAEAWDSLIRHPSVGWTRVAVGVNTCVDVVVSGVGLLKALAVDPGNKVDHDTLRSRDDLKETFSYFMEKGVAAERFFADKELFLNIAQAATQYPGAKHFVGGNAALIGQKLGTNGNMSVLLCGPVGPKLHELLDDRIIVPPESLQEVDEYHLILEYKAGETWGDVEAPHANRFIFSHDTSNGEMNMMETFIASLEEFEPELIVLSGLHMMEGQGKEERDKRLQEISVLIAEIPHEISVHLELASMTDMEYMNTIVHQQVLNIVNSIGLNEQELLFISQAGSGPHSSPEYWDRTPDIGMVSDVIFWLLKEYGHTDSQNESDLTRVHFHTLAYHILATVDGYWSNQISSVVAGARIAGSQACGTNTIDPTKVVLKSPMEFVPSQTDKLLKNKKMTLSPTNPVRVWHRENISFFITPVLICVNPVRTVGLGDTISAEGLLYSERK, encoded by the exons ATGTGGCGCACCGCTCTGGTGGTCTCGCTGGTCGCCGTCTCTTTGCATCTCTTCCATTCTTATTACGAGCTGGAGGTACCGGCGGCGGTGATGCAGTTCATGTCCGAATACCTGTGCCGCCTGTCGGTGCTGCGGGCGCCGGAGGAGGTAGTGGCCGAGGCCTGGGACTCGCTTATCAGACACCCCAGCGTTGGGTGGACAAGGGTGGCcgtggg GGTGAACACCTGTGTGGATGTGGTGGTGTCCGGGGTTGGCCTCTTGAAAGCGCTGGCCGTGGACCCTGGAAACAAGGTGGATCATGACACGTTGCGATCGAGAGATGACCTGAAGGAAACCTTCTCCTATTTCATGGAGAAAGGAGTTGCAGCTGAACGATTCTTTGCTGACAAGGAACTCTTTCTGAACATTGCCCAAGCCGCAACCCAGTACCCAGGAGCTAAG CACTTTGTTGGAGGAAATGCTGCTCTCATTGGTCAGAAGCTGGGGACAAATGGGAACATGTCG GTGCTGTTATGTGGCCCAGTGGGTCCCAAGCTTCACGAACTCTTGGACGATCGAATTATTGTCCCGCCGGAATCACTGCAGGAGGTGGACGAGTATCATCTCATTCTGGAGTACAAGGCTG GGGAAACATGGGGGGACGTTGAGGCACCTCACGCCAACCGCTTCATCTTCTCCCATGACACGTCAAACGGTGAGATGAACATGATGGAGACCTTCATAGCGAGTCTGGAGGAGTTCGAGCCTGAACTGATTGTCCTGTCGGGACTGCACATGATGGAGGGACAGGGGAAGGAAGAACGAGACAAGAGACTCCAGGAG ATTAGTGTGTTAATCGCCGAGATCCCTCATGAAATCTCAGTGCACCTGGAGCTGGCTAGCATGACAGACATGGAGTACATGAACACCATTGTGCATCAG CAGGTTCTTAATATTGTAAACTCGATTGGTCTGAATGAGCAGGAACTGTTGTTCATCAGTCAGGCTGGCTCAGGACCTCATTCCTCACCAGAGTACTGGGATCGGACCCCTGATATTGGAATGGTTAGTGATGTCATCTTCTGGCTCCTCAAAGAATACGGACACACGGATTCGCAAAACGAATCGGATTTGACTCGTGTTCATTTCCACACTCTGGCCTATCACATCCTAGCGACTGTTGATGGTTACTGGAGCAACCAAATATCGTCAGTTGTGGCTGGAGCGCGAATTGCTGGGAGTCAAGCATGTGGCACCAACACCATTGATCCCACAAAAGTTGTTCTCAAATCCCCCATGGAATTTGTTCCATCACAAACGGACAAATTGCTGAAGAACAAGAAAATGACGTTGAGTCCAACAAACCCAGTACGTGTGTGGCACAGAGAAAACATCTCGTTTTTCATCACTCCAGTACTGATTTGTGTTAACCCAGTCAGGACTGTGGGATTGGGAGACACCATCTCCGCAGAAGGGCTTTTATATTCTGAACGAAAGTGA
- the adpgk gene encoding ADP-dependent glucokinase isoform X2: MWRTALVVSLVAVSLHLFHSYYELEVPAAVMQFMSEYLCRLSVLRAPEEVVAEAWDSLIRHPSVGWTRVAVGVNTCVDVVVSGVGLLKALAVDPGNKVDHDTLRSRDDLKETFSYFMEKGVAAERFFADKELFLNIAQAATQYPGAKHFVGGNAALIGQKLGTNGNMSVLLCGPVGPKLHELLDDRIIVPPESLQEVDEYHLILEYKAGETWGDVEAPHANRFIFSHDTSNGEMNMMETFIASLEEFEPELIVLSGLHMMEGQGKEERDKRLQEISVLIAEIPHEISVHLELASMTDMEYMNTIVHQVLNIVNSIGLNEQELLFISQAGSGPHSSPEYWDRTPDIGMVSDVIFWLLKEYGHTDSQNESDLTRVHFHTLAYHILATVDGYWSNQISSVVAGARIAGSQACGTNTIDPTKVVLKSPMEFVPSQTDKLLKNKKMTLSPTNPVRVWHRENISFFITPVLICVNPVRTVGLGDTISAEGLLYSERK; the protein is encoded by the exons ATGTGGCGCACCGCTCTGGTGGTCTCGCTGGTCGCCGTCTCTTTGCATCTCTTCCATTCTTATTACGAGCTGGAGGTACCGGCGGCGGTGATGCAGTTCATGTCCGAATACCTGTGCCGCCTGTCGGTGCTGCGGGCGCCGGAGGAGGTAGTGGCCGAGGCCTGGGACTCGCTTATCAGACACCCCAGCGTTGGGTGGACAAGGGTGGCcgtggg GGTGAACACCTGTGTGGATGTGGTGGTGTCCGGGGTTGGCCTCTTGAAAGCGCTGGCCGTGGACCCTGGAAACAAGGTGGATCATGACACGTTGCGATCGAGAGATGACCTGAAGGAAACCTTCTCCTATTTCATGGAGAAAGGAGTTGCAGCTGAACGATTCTTTGCTGACAAGGAACTCTTTCTGAACATTGCCCAAGCCGCAACCCAGTACCCAGGAGCTAAG CACTTTGTTGGAGGAAATGCTGCTCTCATTGGTCAGAAGCTGGGGACAAATGGGAACATGTCG GTGCTGTTATGTGGCCCAGTGGGTCCCAAGCTTCACGAACTCTTGGACGATCGAATTATTGTCCCGCCGGAATCACTGCAGGAGGTGGACGAGTATCATCTCATTCTGGAGTACAAGGCTG GGGAAACATGGGGGGACGTTGAGGCACCTCACGCCAACCGCTTCATCTTCTCCCATGACACGTCAAACGGTGAGATGAACATGATGGAGACCTTCATAGCGAGTCTGGAGGAGTTCGAGCCTGAACTGATTGTCCTGTCGGGACTGCACATGATGGAGGGACAGGGGAAGGAAGAACGAGACAAGAGACTCCAGGAG ATTAGTGTGTTAATCGCCGAGATCCCTCATGAAATCTCAGTGCACCTGGAGCTGGCTAGCATGACAGACATGGAGTACATGAACACCATTGTGCATCAG GTTCTTAATATTGTAAACTCGATTGGTCTGAATGAGCAGGAACTGTTGTTCATCAGTCAGGCTGGCTCAGGACCTCATTCCTCACCAGAGTACTGGGATCGGACCCCTGATATTGGAATGGTTAGTGATGTCATCTTCTGGCTCCTCAAAGAATACGGACACACGGATTCGCAAAACGAATCGGATTTGACTCGTGTTCATTTCCACACTCTGGCCTATCACATCCTAGCGACTGTTGATGGTTACTGGAGCAACCAAATATCGTCAGTTGTGGCTGGAGCGCGAATTGCTGGGAGTCAAGCATGTGGCACCAACACCATTGATCCCACAAAAGTTGTTCTCAAATCCCCCATGGAATTTGTTCCATCACAAACGGACAAATTGCTGAAGAACAAGAAAATGACGTTGAGTCCAACAAACCCAGTACGTGTGTGGCACAGAGAAAACATCTCGTTTTTCATCACTCCAGTACTGATTTGTGTTAACCCAGTCAGGACTGTGGGATTGGGAGACACCATCTCCGCAGAAGGGCTTTTATATTCTGAACGAAAGTGA
- the adpgk gene encoding ADP-dependent glucokinase isoform X3 — protein MEKGVAAERFFADKELFLNIAQAATQYPGAKHFVGGNAALIGQKLGTNGNMSVLLCGPVGPKLHELLDDRIIVPPESLQEVDEYHLILEYKAGETWGDVEAPHANRFIFSHDTSNGEMNMMETFIASLEEFEPELIVLSGLHMMEGQGKEERDKRLQEISVLIAEIPHEISVHLELASMTDMEYMNTIVHQQVLNIVNSIGLNEQELLFISQAGSGPHSSPEYWDRTPDIGMVSDVIFWLLKEYGHTDSQNESDLTRVHFHTLAYHILATVDGYWSNQISSVVAGARIAGSQACGTNTIDPTKVVLKSPMEFVPSQTDKLLKNKKMTLSPTNPVRVWHRENISFFITPVLICVNPVRTVGLGDTISAEGLLYSERK, from the exons ATGGAGAAAGGAGTTGCAGCTGAACGATTCTTTGCTGACAAGGAACTCTTTCTGAACATTGCCCAAGCCGCAACCCAGTACCCAGGAGCTAAG CACTTTGTTGGAGGAAATGCTGCTCTCATTGGTCAGAAGCTGGGGACAAATGGGAACATGTCG GTGCTGTTATGTGGCCCAGTGGGTCCCAAGCTTCACGAACTCTTGGACGATCGAATTATTGTCCCGCCGGAATCACTGCAGGAGGTGGACGAGTATCATCTCATTCTGGAGTACAAGGCTG GGGAAACATGGGGGGACGTTGAGGCACCTCACGCCAACCGCTTCATCTTCTCCCATGACACGTCAAACGGTGAGATGAACATGATGGAGACCTTCATAGCGAGTCTGGAGGAGTTCGAGCCTGAACTGATTGTCCTGTCGGGACTGCACATGATGGAGGGACAGGGGAAGGAAGAACGAGACAAGAGACTCCAGGAG ATTAGTGTGTTAATCGCCGAGATCCCTCATGAAATCTCAGTGCACCTGGAGCTGGCTAGCATGACAGACATGGAGTACATGAACACCATTGTGCATCAG CAGGTTCTTAATATTGTAAACTCGATTGGTCTGAATGAGCAGGAACTGTTGTTCATCAGTCAGGCTGGCTCAGGACCTCATTCCTCACCAGAGTACTGGGATCGGACCCCTGATATTGGAATGGTTAGTGATGTCATCTTCTGGCTCCTCAAAGAATACGGACACACGGATTCGCAAAACGAATCGGATTTGACTCGTGTTCATTTCCACACTCTGGCCTATCACATCCTAGCGACTGTTGATGGTTACTGGAGCAACCAAATATCGTCAGTTGTGGCTGGAGCGCGAATTGCTGGGAGTCAAGCATGTGGCACCAACACCATTGATCCCACAAAAGTTGTTCTCAAATCCCCCATGGAATTTGTTCCATCACAAACGGACAAATTGCTGAAGAACAAGAAAATGACGTTGAGTCCAACAAACCCAGTACGTGTGTGGCACAGAGAAAACATCTCGTTTTTCATCACTCCAGTACTGATTTGTGTTAACCCAGTCAGGACTGTGGGATTGGGAGACACCATCTCCGCAGAAGGGCTTTTATATTCTGAACGAAAGTGA